A genomic region of Pontibaca methylaminivorans contains the following coding sequences:
- a CDS encoding penicillin-binding protein activator has translation MVATFHSARKLALYAFALLTMLALAACDEVAAPGAGPSVESGQPVTVALLVPQGSGQPGDGVLSKSLENAARLAIADLNGRPQINLRVYDTAGNATTAAAQARKAVDEGASIILGPLYAESANAAGIAVRDSGVSVLSFSNNPSIAGGNVFVLGQTFDNSAERLMRFASSRGKRSIVAVYGNDLAGEMGYSAIRRAASAGSARLSGAVSYDISQQSVVAAVPRVSEAVKNADADAVFLTANTAGALPLFAQMLPEAGVSPQDVQFIGLTRWDIPPQTLAIPGVQGGWFALPDPVRTAAFNGRYAAAYGGQPHAIGGLAYDGIAIVGALLRNGRTDLGTAALTQGAGFQGVSGAIRLRRDGSNERALAIATVRDQKVVVVDPAPRSFSGAGS, from the coding sequence ATGGTCGCCACTTTCCACTCCGCCCGCAAGCTCGCGCTGTATGCCTTCGCGCTGCTCACGATGCTGGCCCTTGCGGCCTGTGACGAGGTCGCGGCGCCCGGCGCGGGCCCGTCGGTGGAAAGCGGGCAGCCGGTCACCGTCGCGCTCCTCGTGCCGCAGGGCTCGGGGCAGCCGGGGGACGGGGTTCTGTCCAAAAGCCTTGAAAACGCCGCGCGCCTCGCGATCGCCGACCTGAACGGCCGCCCGCAGATCAACCTCCGGGTCTATGACACGGCCGGCAATGCCACCACCGCCGCCGCGCAGGCGCGCAAGGCCGTGGACGAGGGCGCCAGCATCATTCTCGGCCCGCTCTATGCCGAATCCGCCAATGCCGCCGGCATCGCCGTGCGCGACAGCGGCGTGAGCGTGCTTTCGTTCTCCAACAACCCGAGCATCGCGGGCGGCAATGTCTTCGTGCTCGGCCAGACCTTCGACAACTCGGCCGAGCGGCTGATGCGCTTTGCCTCGTCCCGGGGCAAGCGCAGCATCGTCGCCGTCTATGGCAACGACCTCGCGGGGGAGATGGGGTATTCGGCGATCCGCAGGGCCGCCTCCGCCGGTTCGGCCCGGCTGTCCGGCGCCGTCTCCTACGACATTTCGCAGCAGAGCGTGGTCGCCGCCGTGCCGCGCGTCAGCGAAGCGGTGAAGAACGCCGATGCCGATGCGGTCTTTCTGACGGCGAACACCGCCGGGGCGCTGCCGCTCTTTGCGCAGATGCTGCCCGAAGCCGGCGTGTCGCCGCAGGACGTCCAGTTCATCGGCCTGACCCGTTGGGACATCCCGCCGCAGACGCTGGCGATTCCCGGGGTGCAGGGCGGCTGGTTCGCCCTGCCCGACCCGGTGCGCACCGCCGCCTTCAACGGGCGCTATGCAGCGGCCTATGGCGGCCAGCCCCATGCGATCGGCGGGCTTGCCTATGACGGGATCGCCATCGTCGGCGCGCTGCTGCGCAACGGGCGCACCGATCTCGGCACCGCGGCGCTGACGCAGGGGGCCGGTTTCCAGGGCGTGAGCGGCGCGATCCGCCTGCGGCGCGACGGCTCCAACGAACGTGCGCTGGCCATCGCCACGGTGCGCGACCAGAAGGTGGTGGTGGTCGATCCCGCCCCGCGCAGCTTCTCCGGCGCGGGGTCCTGA
- a CDS encoding rhomboid family intramembrane serine protease, with the protein MDNDRSAVNPLPPVVAALFLVIIGIEIVLQLGERGIIGGAGAVGWRLAAIQSHAFSGAVLDWMVANNHWPPAQLARFVTYPFVHASFTHALFAGVILLAMGKMVGEAFGQIATLAIFVVSGIGGALAYALILDDPQPLIGGFPPVYGLIGAFTWLLARSLARIGANQSRAFTLIAVLMGIQLLFGVFFETQNDWVADLGGFAAGFGLCFVVSPAGWARLRGRGRGRGRGE; encoded by the coding sequence ATGGATAACGACAGGTCTGCGGTCAACCCGCTGCCGCCGGTGGTCGCGGCGCTGTTTCTGGTCATCATCGGGATCGAGATCGTGCTCCAGCTTGGCGAGCGCGGGATCATCGGCGGTGCCGGTGCGGTCGGCTGGCGGCTCGCCGCGATCCAGTCGCATGCCTTTTCCGGCGCCGTGCTCGACTGGATGGTGGCGAACAACCACTGGCCGCCGGCGCAACTGGCGCGCTTCGTCACCTATCCCTTCGTGCATGCCTCGTTCACCCATGCGCTGTTCGCGGGCGTTATCCTGCTTGCCATGGGCAAGATGGTGGGAGAGGCTTTCGGCCAGATCGCGACGCTGGCGATCTTTGTCGTCTCGGGGATCGGCGGTGCGCTGGCCTATGCGCTGATCCTGGACGATCCGCAGCCGCTGATCGGTGGATTTCCCCCGGTTTACGGGCTGATCGGCGCCTTTACCTGGCTGCTTGCGCGGTCGCTCGCGCGGATCGGGGCGAACCAGTCCCGCGCTTTCACGCTGATCGCGGTGCTGATGGGCATCCAGCTCCTGTTCGGCGTGTTCTTCGAGACGCAGAACGACTGGGTGGCGGATCTCGGGGGCTTTGCCGCGGGATTCGGGCTTTGTTTCGTGGTCTCGCCGGCCGGCTGGGCCCGGCTGCGCGGGCGGGGCCGGGGTCGGGGCCGGGGCGAATAG
- the gshB gene encoding glutathione synthase, whose amino-acid sequence MKVAFQMDSIWSVNINADSTFRLAEEAQARGHDLFYYEPDHLAYEEGRITARAHPLQVRRDAERPASLGPAQRLDLAGMDVIWLRQDPPFDMHYITTTHILDRLAGKVLVVNDPFWVRNCPEKLLVLDFPDLTPPTTVARDLETIRAFKERHGDIILKPLYGNGGAGVFRLDEADRNLTSLHELFTGFSREPLIVQKFLPAVAQGDRRVILVDGEPVGAINRIPAAGETRSNMHAGGRPEKIALSERDREICACIGPLLREKGQIFVGIDVIGDWLTEINLTSPTGIQELERFDGINVAARIWETVEARAARA is encoded by the coding sequence ATGAAAGTTGCCTTTCAGATGGATTCGATCTGGTCCGTCAATATCAATGCTGACAGCACCTTCCGCCTTGCCGAGGAAGCGCAGGCGCGCGGGCATGACCTGTTCTATTACGAGCCCGACCACCTGGCCTATGAAGAGGGACGGATCACGGCACGGGCGCATCCGCTTCAGGTGCGCCGCGATGCGGAACGGCCGGCCAGTCTCGGCCCGGCGCAGCGGCTCGACCTGGCCGGGATGGATGTGATCTGGCTGCGCCAGGATCCGCCCTTCGACATGCATTACATCACCACCACCCATATCCTCGACCGGCTCGCCGGGAAGGTTCTGGTGGTGAACGATCCGTTCTGGGTGCGCAACTGCCCCGAAAAGCTCCTGGTGCTGGACTTTCCCGACCTGACGCCCCCGACCACCGTGGCGCGCGATCTGGAGACCATCCGCGCCTTCAAGGAACGCCACGGCGACATCATTCTCAAGCCGCTTTACGGCAACGGCGGCGCCGGGGTGTTCCGTCTTGACGAAGCCGACCGCAACCTGACCTCGCTGCATGAACTGTTCACCGGTTTCTCGCGCGAGCCGCTGATCGTGCAGAAGTTCCTCCCCGCGGTGGCGCAGGGCGACCGGCGGGTGATCCTCGTCGACGGAGAGCCGGTCGGGGCGATCAACCGCATCCCCGCCGCGGGCGAGACGCGTTCGAACATGCATGCGGGCGGGCGCCCCGAAAAGATCGCCCTTTCCGAACGGGATCGAGAGATCTGCGCCTGTATCGGGCCCCTCCTGCGGGAAAAAGGGCAGATTTTCGTCGGGATCGACGTGATCGGCGACTGGCTGACCGAGATCAACCTGACCTCTCCCACCGGCATTCAGGAACTGGAACGCTTTGACGGCATCAATGTCGCCGCCCGGATCTGGGAGACCGTCGAGGCGCGCGCCGCCCGTGCATGA
- a CDS encoding YraN family protein produces MRGARAYHSGLAAEDSVARLYERRGYRMVARRWRSRAGEIDLVADDSDELVFVEVKKARSFAAAAERIGRRQMRRIGLAAQDYLENSGRGILTNMRFDVALVDAGGGVQLIENAFEAA; encoded by the coding sequence TTGCGGGGCGCCCGCGCCTATCATTCGGGGCTTGCCGCCGAGGACAGCGTCGCGCGCCTTTACGAGCGGCGCGGCTATCGGATGGTCGCGCGCCGCTGGCGCAGCCGGGCCGGCGAAATCGACCTGGTCGCCGACGATTCGGACGAGCTGGTCTTCGTCGAGGTCAAGAAGGCGCGCAGCTTCGCCGCCGCCGCCGAACGGATCGGCCGGCGCCAGATGCGGCGGATCGGCCTCGCGGCGCAGGACTACCTGGAAAACAGCGGCCGCGGCATCCTGACGAACATGCGCTTCGACGTCGCCCTCGTGGATGCCGGCGGCGGCGTGCAGCTTATCGAGAACGCCTTCGAAGCAGCCTGA
- the rsmI gene encoding 16S rRNA (cytidine(1402)-2'-O)-methyltransferase: MNLNTLSLEPGLYLVGTPIGSARDITLRALDVLASAEVIAAEDTRSLRHLLTIHGIALNGRRILSYHDHSGARSRDQLLEALAEGRSVAYASEAGMPLIADPGYDLVRAVIAAGHPVTAAPGPTAAVTALALAGLPTDAFFFAGFLPPARAARRSRLKRLAEVPGTLVFYESPRRLRASIADMAEVLGAGRDAAVCRELTKKFEEVLRARLADLPDLVAGTTLRGEIVILVDRGQEAEMDTIVLKRELTEARQTLSLKDAVDLVAGRHAISRRDVYQLALALEKGSEHGE; this comes from the coding sequence TTGAATCTCAACACGCTCAGCCTGGAGCCGGGGCTCTACCTGGTCGGAACGCCGATCGGCTCGGCGCGGGACATCACGCTGCGGGCGCTCGACGTGCTCGCCTCGGCCGAGGTGATCGCGGCCGAGGATACCCGCAGCCTGCGCCACCTGCTGACGATCCACGGCATCGCCCTGAACGGGCGCCGGATCCTGTCCTATCACGACCACAGCGGCGCAAGGAGCCGCGATCAGCTGCTGGAGGCGCTGGCGGAGGGGCGCTCGGTCGCCTATGCCTCGGAAGCCGGGATGCCGCTGATCGCCGACCCGGGATATGATCTCGTGCGGGCGGTGATCGCCGCCGGCCACCCGGTCACCGCCGCGCCAGGCCCCACCGCCGCCGTGACCGCGCTGGCCCTGGCCGGGCTGCCGACCGATGCGTTCTTTTTCGCAGGCTTCCTCCCCCCGGCCCGGGCGGCCCGCCGCAGCCGGTTGAAACGGCTTGCCGAGGTGCCGGGGACGCTCGTCTTCTATGAATCTCCGCGCCGTCTGCGCGCCAGCATCGCCGATATGGCCGAGGTCCTCGGGGCCGGGCGGGACGCGGCGGTCTGCCGGGAGTTGACCAAGAAGTTCGAAGAAGTCCTGCGGGCGCGGCTGGCGGATCTGCCCGATCTGGTGGCCGGGACCACGCTGCGCGGCGAGATCGTGATCCTCGTCGATCGCGGACAGGAGGCCGAAATGGATACAATTGTCCTGAAACGGGAGTTGACGGAGGCGCGCCAAACGCTTTCCCTGAAAGATGCGGTGGATCTGGTGGCGGGGCGGCACGCGATTTCACGCCGCGATGTCTATCAACTGGCGCTCGCGCTGGAAAAAGGGTCCGAACATGGGGAATGA
- the murJ gene encoding murein biosynthesis integral membrane protein MurJ produces the protein MKPIRLLSSFLTVGGWTLLSRVLGFLRDALILALLGTGPLYEAYVVAFRLPNMFRRFFAEGAFNMAFVPMFSKKLETGTDARDFAETAFAGLASILILLTLAAQVLMPWLIFALASGFAGEERFTLSVEFGRIAFPYVLFISLAALLSGVLNAMGRFAAAAAAPVLLNVMLIAAMGGAVWFGGDVARALIWGIPVAGVGQLALVWIAAERAGFRLRPRLPRLDPEMRRLVRIAIPAALAGGVVQVNLLVGQQVASYFDKAVGWLYAADRLYQLPLGVVGIAIGVVLLPDLSRRLAAQDHAGGRHAFSRAGEAALMLTIPSAVALVVIPLPLVSVMFERGATTAADSRAIALAVALYGLGLPAFVLQKILQPLYFARENTRTPFYFALVAMILNAAVAIGLAPLLGWYAPAIATTLAGWAMVVLLMRGRRSMGEVARFDARFAGRIWRICAAALVMGAALLGAAHLLRVPLETAGLRYVALAGLIALGMAVYFVTGRLIGAFRLSEFGLMLGRRRRG, from the coding sequence GTGAAGCCGATCCGCCTGCTTTCGAGCTTTCTTACCGTTGGCGGCTGGACGCTCCTGTCGCGGGTGCTCGGCTTTCTGCGCGATGCGCTGATCCTGGCGCTGCTGGGCACCGGGCCGCTGTACGAGGCCTATGTCGTCGCCTTCCGCCTGCCCAACATGTTCCGGCGCTTCTTTGCCGAGGGTGCCTTCAACATGGCCTTCGTGCCGATGTTCTCGAAAAAGCTCGAGACCGGCACCGACGCGCGGGATTTCGCCGAAACCGCCTTTGCCGGGCTGGCCAGCATCCTGATCCTGCTCACGCTCGCCGCGCAGGTGCTGATGCCCTGGCTGATCTTCGCGCTGGCCAGCGGCTTTGCCGGCGAAGAGCGGTTCACGCTGTCGGTCGAATTCGGGCGCATCGCCTTTCCCTATGTGCTGTTCATCTCGCTTGCGGCGCTGCTTTCGGGGGTGCTGAACGCCATGGGGCGCTTTGCCGCCGCGGCGGCGGCGCCGGTGCTGCTCAATGTGATGCTGATCGCGGCCATGGGCGGAGCGGTGTGGTTCGGGGGCGACGTCGCGCGGGCGCTGATCTGGGGTATTCCGGTCGCCGGGGTCGGGCAACTGGCGCTGGTCTGGATCGCCGCCGAGCGCGCCGGCTTCCGGTTGCGCCCACGCCTGCCGCGCCTTGATCCCGAGATGCGCCGCCTCGTGCGCATCGCCATCCCGGCCGCGCTCGCCGGTGGTGTGGTGCAGGTGAACCTGCTGGTCGGCCAGCAGGTCGCCAGCTATTTCGACAAGGCGGTGGGCTGGCTCTATGCGGCCGACCGGCTTTACCAGCTGCCGCTCGGCGTGGTCGGAATCGCCATCGGCGTGGTGCTGCTGCCGGATCTGTCGCGCCGCCTTGCGGCACAGGATCACGCCGGCGGGCGCCATGCCTTCAGTCGCGCGGGCGAGGCAGCGCTCATGCTCACCATCCCCTCGGCGGTGGCGCTGGTGGTGATCCCGCTGCCGCTGGTTTCAGTGATGTTCGAGCGCGGCGCCACCACCGCCGCCGACAGCCGGGCGATCGCGCTCGCGGTCGCACTTTACGGGCTGGGCCTGCCGGCCTTCGTGCTGCAGAAGATCCTCCAGCCGCTCTATTTCGCACGCGAGAACACCCGCACACCGTTCTATTTTGCGCTGGTCGCCATGATCCTGAATGCCGCCGTCGCGATCGGCCTTGCCCCGCTGCTCGGCTGGTATGCCCCGGCCATCGCGACCACCCTGGCCGGCTGGGCGATGGTGGTGCTGCTGATGCGCGGGCGCCGCTCCATGGGCGAGGTCGCGCGGTTCGACGCACGCTTTGCCGGGCGGATCTGGCGGATCTGCGCGGCCGCGCTGGTGATGGGTGCGGCGCTGCTCGGGGCGGCGCATCTGCTGCGCGTGCCGCTGGAAACGGCGGGGCTGCGCTATGTTGCGCTCGCGGGGCTGATCGCCCTTGGCATGGCGGTCTATTTCGTGACCGGCCGGTTGATCGGCGCGTTCCGTCTTTCCGAATTCGGCCTCATGCTGGGCCGGCGCCGGCGCGGCTGA
- the trpS gene encoding tryptophan--tRNA ligase produces MTEAKFTPRVFSGIQPSGALHLGNYLGAIRRFAAMQDKGMETIYCMVDLHAITVWQDPADLAQSTRTLCAGYIAAGVDPEKSILINQSQVPEHAELAWVMSCVARMGWMKRMTQFKDKAGKNAEKASLGLFVYPALMAADILVYHATHVPVGEDQKQHVELTRDIAAKFNHDYGVDFFPLPDPVIEGTATRVMSLRDGSKKMSKSDPSDASRINLMDDADTIAQKIRKARTDFDALPSEAAGLEGRAEARNLVNIYAALSDRTLDETLGEVGGLQFSEFKPKLAELAVAQLAPISDEMRRLLADPAEIDRILAAGARRARDITGPILGRAYEIIGMIRS; encoded by the coding sequence ATGACCGAGGCGAAATTCACGCCGCGCGTCTTTTCCGGCATTCAGCCCTCGGGCGCGCTCCATCTCGGCAACTACCTCGGTGCCATCCGCCGCTTTGCCGCGATGCAGGACAAGGGCATGGAAACCATCTATTGCATGGTGGATCTGCATGCGATCACCGTCTGGCAGGATCCGGCGGATCTGGCGCAAAGCACGCGCACGCTCTGCGCGGGCTACATCGCCGCCGGGGTCGACCCGGAAAAATCCATCCTGATCAACCAGAGCCAGGTGCCCGAACACGCCGAGCTCGCCTGGGTCATGAGCTGCGTCGCCCGCATGGGCTGGATGAAGCGCATGACGCAGTTCAAGGACAAGGCCGGCAAGAACGCCGAGAAAGCCTCGCTCGGGCTGTTCGTCTATCCGGCGCTGATGGCGGCCGATATTCTGGTCTATCACGCAACCCACGTGCCCGTGGGCGAGGACCAGAAACAGCACGTCGAACTGACCCGGGACATCGCGGCCAAGTTCAACCATGACTACGGCGTCGATTTCTTCCCCCTGCCCGACCCGGTGATCGAGGGCACGGCGACGCGGGTCATGTCGCTGCGCGACGGCAGCAAGAAGATGAGCAAATCCGACCCTTCGGACGCAAGCCGCATCAACCTGATGGACGATGCCGACACGATCGCCCAGAAAATCCGCAAGGCCCGCACCGATTTCGATGCCCTGCCCTCCGAAGCCGCGGGGCTCGAGGGGCGGGCAGAGGCGCGCAACCTGGTGAATATCTACGCCGCCCTGTCCGACCGGACCCTGGACGAGACCCTCGGCGAGGTCGGCGGGCTCCAGTTTTCCGAGTTCAAGCCAAAGCTTGCCGAGCTCGCCGTGGCGCAGCTTGCACCGATTTCGGACGAGATGCGCCGCCTGCTCGCCGATCCGGCCGAGATCGACCGGATCCTCGCGGCGGGCGCGCGCCGCGCGCGGGACATCACCGGGCCGATCCTCGGGCGCGCCTACGAGATCATCGGCATGATCCGCTCCTGA